From Drosophila santomea strain STO CAGO 1482 chromosome 2R, Prin_Dsan_1.1, whole genome shotgun sequence:
ACAAGGGCGACTGGGGCGATGTCAGCGATCGCAGGAAGCTCCGGTAATTACCACTTTTTCATCCAATATCATAAGAAACATAAACATAAGTCATTTACTTTCGCGCACAGTAACGATCTCAAGTGCAAAAGCTTCAAGTGGTATCTGGACAACATCTACCCCGAGCTCTTCATTCCCGGCGATTCGGTGGCCCATGGAGAGGTAAGTGCCCAGAGTTGCATATTTTGCTTAAAACTTACTTAATCCCTTGACCCAACTAAACACCCCCAACTTAATACCAATCCGCACAAACGACAACCCATAAACACCATAATCCAATCCACAGATAAGAAACCTAGGTTATGGCGGTCGCACCTGCTTGGACGCACCGGCTGGCAAGAAGCACCAGAAGAAGGCCGTGGGCACGTATCCCTGCCATCGGCAGGGTGGAAACCAGGTTTGTTGGCCCATATCGGCAGCACTGCGACCGCCACAAACTCCGTCCAGCCTCAAGAAATCCGCGCCAGGAACAAGGAACTCTTTTTTCTCACTTTCCGCTCTTTCGAAACTACTACTAAGAACATGTGAACCCAAACTAAACTCTCTTTTGGGCGATTGGGTTTTACATCCCCCCCTTATGTCGCAAATTTTGTTGAAAGTTGTCAGCTCCGCTATATAGTGCACTTAATTTACAGATCGCCAATATGCAGCACGGCATGTGTCTGGATGCAAAAGAGAAATCCGAAGAGGAAACGCCGGTTTCCATTTATGAGTGCCATGGCCAAGGAGGAAATCAGGTATCCACCTCCATGTCCACATCCTCAGAACTCAGAAAAGGAGGAGGCGGCGATTCAGAGTCCCTGATTCCCGATTTCTCGATCTCGTTGCTTTGTGGAATCATTTTCCAATCGGTGTTCTGCTGCGGaccttttcttttctttttccttctttaACTAAACGCTTTTCGCTCTTTTTCGAAGTACTGGTATCTTTTTGCTTATTTTCCGCTTGCTTAATTAACTTTAACCTATATCCAAACCCAATCCCACACTAGAAAAACTACTACAAGTCATATCACATAACATCATCATCGCTTAACTAAATTACAAAAGGTTTAGGTTGTGAATGGACAAGTTCGactattataataattatcattatcatCCTTTATTCAAACTAGAAGTAACTTCTGAATCACAATCTTCCGAAGAACACTCGATATAGAGTTCTTGATGAATGACAAGTTTATTTcacaattaaaaattcagtTTCAACTAATAAGAATAgtttataatttcttttagCTCTTTCCCTTAATTTAGCTTCACGTATTTCTTTAAATCCTAACTCAGCTCATTAAAACACAATTTTCGAAATTCTTCAACTTATTTCTTTCCCTTTGCTCGAAAAGTTGTTCCCGTATattacttttgatttttggtgTCTCTTGGGAAGTCCTTTTCCTTAAGTAATGGTTTTCAAAGTGGATCCCTCCTTACGAAAAACTGacaacaataatatttttgccgTTGTTAAATTTTACCCTTGTGAATGTCCTGCGGTTTTGAGCACTAATTTTGACGGAGTTTGTGGCTACAATAACAAATATCTGTAGagtacataaatatttttgatttattgctCTCCGGCAAACAACTcatattcaatttatttgcctaGCATAAGTGAAAGTATTTATCAATATAAGTTGCCAACTGAAATTGTGTTGACAATTTAACAGTTTTACAGGATGCATACAAGCGCAAatacaacacaacacaacacacacatacacacgcgTAAACCAATACTtgcatacataaatacaaagAGTTGCATATATTTGGGTACTTTGGTCGATTTATGCCATGTcacagaaattaattaaaacacaatCATAAATATAATGTCAAATGATAAATCATTTACATGGCATtggcttcagcttcagcttttCCGTTTATTACGCATTCAGCCTGAAAAAAGGACACATTTACAATCGGCGTACTACAAAAAAGCTTACTTACCACAAGTATTTTGAACTACAGCgaagaaacaaacaacacaatAGCACATAAATGAACTGCAACAATAGAACCCTTCACAGTTCACACGAACTGACACCAAAACTGCAAGGAATGCCATTTCAAAAGGTCACGCCTACAGGATACCCTTTCCACTGCTTAATAAGCTAGTGTGGCTAAGCTAATTTGCCAACTAACCGCTTTTTGtggtaaaataaataaatataatgcACATGTTCGTGATAGTTTACTATCCTTAAACTTTGACTTACTTACACGGACACAGCATATCCTTGTGACTTACAAGTGCGGGGTACTAAATACGAGTCGAGATACTTTTACgctcacacagatacaccgCGGATGTGTGCGAGTATTGTATATTCAACATTTAAAGTGGGGGAAACGTGTTGACCTCGTTCCGCTTGCCCTAAAATCGCCCCAGACAGacaactgccacgcccactgcccaAAGGCCCAAGCTTTCGCCCTTTTGCACGGAAACACACAAATGTAACAAAGGGAAAGCCTCATTTAAAGAGGGGAAATTACGAAAAAGATTTCGCCAAATGTTTGTATGCACTCGGAAATGCGGTTAAAATAATCAACATTTGCCAGCAAAAACGTGGACATTTTCGCTCCCTTGCAcgcaaattttaatttcgcaCATCGTAAAATTTAGCAAGCGAATTCAGCCAAATGGGTAAAGGGGAAAATAAAACGCTTTTCACTACCACGTCAAAGGATACGcgcaccaaaaaaaaaaaaggataagGGTGACATAATGAAAGTATTTCGCTCACGCGGAAGAAAAACGCGTCTAGGctagcaaaaatatttttcagcAACCCgcaaacacattttttttccgGGAGATGTGGACAAAGCGTGGAGCTGAATGAAAAAAAGCGCACTAGATAAAAACTGTGTTGTGATAAATGAAAAAACGTAATTAAAAACGCATCTCGCGCTCACACACAGCGAAAACACAAAACAATCGCGGGGGAAAAGAGAAATCGCTGataaaagaaatgcaaattgagACCGCCAAGGACGATGGCATCGCGGGTGGAGGGAGGTGGGTGGTTGTAAGTCTAAACAATAAGCGAGGATGAACACGAACGGCAAAGGGAAAGTCCTTGGCCAGCCAGTGAATATGTGCATTAGGCTGGATATTCCGATTATACAGGGCGTAAATGCAAGGCCTAAAAAGCTTTATAGAGCGAGAAAAATATATCAATGACAAATTAGTGTAAAGGACAAAGGTCTTAAATTCGTCAAATACAATTCTAAAGGACCAAACATTAATCAAACTTATTTTCTTGCAAAGAATCCCATTTTTGCAATACACATTGTTGGTAGTATGAGCTCAGTTTTTAACGAATGCTTCTCGAAACTGCACTAATTGAACGGCCATACAATAACGGTAATTATTCATGGCACAAAACCTGCGGGCCTCCTCTGCGCTGACCAATCTCATCATTATTCCACTCCTGGCAtcattataaacaaaatattgttGGGGGTCCTTCCGGGCAGGCGgtgcggaaacggaaatggtaACACAAAATGGCGGCTGGTCACGACCTCACTGTAAGAGGGGGCGCGGGCCGGAtcagggggcgtggcaggagcaggagcagggcAAACAAAGGCAATTCCAGTCACCAGCAGAATCTGAACCGAGCTCAGGCCATCTGGCATTGGCAAcgtgttttaaattataaataatcaTGGCCAGTGAGTTTCAGACAAAACCcagactcacacacacagacacgcccacacttactcacacacacacacaggataggatatatatgtatacactCGAACTCAAACACAGTCACAAGCGGATCTGCTTTTcggcatttaattgaataaaacaTTAGTGTGTAATAAGTTGTGCGTTTGTAGCCctggaaaaacttttggcaACTGGAACACGCATTCCCCGCctttacaatttatattaatgTGCTTTACCCCCAATTTTCCCAGTACTGGATGCTCAGCAAGGCGGGCGAAATCCGTCGCGACGACTCCTGTCTCGATTATGCCGGCAAGGATGTCACGCTCTTCGGCTGCCACGGCGGCAAAGGAAATCAGGTGAGTGGATAAAATATGTACAGAGGTAGAAGGTACTATGAAAATATTCCcttaaaatgtatttcatgTTCATGAGTGATGTTTCACTTTTGAGTATGTCGACGATGATAACTTAAGTATTTAACCTGCGACCTTAAAGTCATCCCTTTTTGCAAAGTCATCTAAAGGGttattttatgttatataaatcgtataaatacaagaaaaaaacGTGGATCATAGTTTTATGAttctttaaaacaaaaaaaatgatataataatatacgagtataacACACTTTTAAGTAGTCCTCTAATCGAATTCTTTACTTTTAGTTCTGGACCTACCGCGAGAACACGAAGCAGCTGCACCACGGCACCTCCGGCAAGTGTCTGGCCATCAGCGAGAGCAAGGACAAGCTGCTGATGGAGGAGTGCAACCAGAGCCTCAGTCGCCAGCAGTGGACCCTCGAGAACTACGACAGCTCCAAGTTGTGAGGCTACTTCTATGCGAGGGGCAACCTCCTGTTGCCCACTTCGCGGCGACACCAACAACCACATGCATAGCAGCAGGACGAAGAGAGGAAGCGGAGGCAGGACATGAAGTGGCGACAGGAGTTGGAGTAGTTCGATTCCCCCGAGGCATGTGCAATAGGGAGTGAGGGAGAGAGGGACGATCGGAtggcagcagcatcagcagcagcagcagcagcaacagcagcatcactTGCCATGCTATCtatatattatacaaatttatatgtttCCAAACAACAGAGTAGACGTTACTTAGCCCTAAGTACCACACATCCACAGACTAGACAAACAGACACTGAAAAAGGAACGACTGCTGTACAGTAGCTATAAGTTGATAAGTTGATAAGATTTCTAGCCCTAAGTTTCAGCACTTAGGATTAGGTTAATGGAGCCCGGCCAAGGACTGTGCTGTGCTGGCCAACAAAGCGAAGTCGTAGCGcaatttatgcatttaaatttgtaaacatttaGCACAATTTATGGAAAGTGTGAACCTTGACTCTGTGTCCgaattatttatgaattttacAAATGTCATCAAATGGCTCTGCGAAAGCCTCAttccaaatatatattttagctGGTAAGCCGTAGGATAAGTCTGAGTTGGAAAGCATTTGGTGATAGCCTTTGTTTCGCCTGAGACCCCTAGCATTCCCGTTTATATGAATTCTTATACTTATCTTTTTGTATTTCCCTTGAAATGGCGAAccaaaattttgattttatttattttcgtacGATTTAGAAACAGTCTTGTGTTGCCTAATTTTTAGACGAGGAGCGTTGCCAAATTACGTTTAGATCTTTAGATTTCGGGTAACTTTTGTGTTCTCTTTGAAAATCCAAAAACGTTGCATTTCCTTTCGTTGGATTCTCAAAACGACAACATATCCTATTTGTTGGACAAAGCCAGCTTGTAGTACTTACTAAACATATATCAGTTTCCAATCTACAGATATCACACAAGATATATATAGCGTTAGGCCCTAGTAGTTAGACCTAAATGCAAATGTGCATAGTGCCTTCTATTTATTACGGACGCATTCTTACACATATGCTATTGTAACCGTTCATCGAACTCTTGTAGAATTTTAGGCTAGGTCACAATCACAGCGACTGTgtatatactatactatacaaTTTCATATCGCATCCTGCAGAATGTGTACATAACTATGATTAAATACTGTTTTATTCAAGACTAAAACGTACATATTATAAAAGTATCAATACGATAGCCAACAGTTGCGcattgtttttcatttgctATGTTTTATTTCAGCCAGCGAGCTTCATTGTAGGCGGCATTTACATTTTACGTACGAAACCAAAAGCCATAGGAAGTGGTCGATAATCTTTTTTAAACTAAACATACAATAGTTAACTAAGCGCGTAGTAAATGTGTAGTAGAAACGCAAATATTGTGCAAGGAATCAGATACagttacaaataaatatgtaaattgaaaatgtgtTTGCATTACGTTGTTTGGGTATTACATCGGGCTTATATCTGAGAGATCTGAAACATTTAACAATTCAACTATTTAACATTGTTAAAGTTTGTGGAAACTCCTTAAAAATGGATTGaaattactaaaaaaaaaaaaaaaatggaaagtaAAGAAACATCTGATATGCTTCGGCCATCTATGGGTCATTGGCAGAACTAAGCGCCACCTAGTGGAACGTTTTTTCTTTGTCCATGTAAAAATTCCATTGGACACTATTTTACACGCTATTAGTGTAAATACAATTTAGAGATAGCCCATCCTGTAGTTCATCATagttttacaaattaagcACACAGCgtaccataaataaataaaataaagagaGCCAGTAATATtatatcaatttaaaaatcttgaatattttttatgtcCTATTTATTTACCTACATGTATTAAAATGATATACTACAATATTCAGAGCTTAATCAGGAATATATGAGGTATTTGTTTGTAAACCGGTTGCTTATCATTGTTTCAGTATCATTGTTGATCAGGCTCACGTGGAGTGAGCACCAGCACTTGGTACCTTAAAGCGTCAACCTCCTTTCCCTTATGTggaataaacattttattatagGAGGGGTGCACCTTACCAAGCCGCATATCTCCTTTGTACATAGCGCGTCCCGTGTAGGTGACTTCGCCCCAATGCGAATAGCCAGTGTCCAGCGCACCCAGCGGATATGAGCCATTCGACCCGTCTACCCACTTGTGATCGCAATCTTTCAGCACCAGCAACTCCACTCCATCGGTTAGAGGGAATGCCTTTCCGTCCCACCCGGCATAGGCAACCTTTTTCCGTGGCACATATTGGGCCGGCAATCGATCGTTACCGTAGTAGACTCGTGCCACATAAGCGGGATTCCCTTCATCATCGAATCCACACTCAACGGCTTCGTCGGGCGGCAGATGCGAAAGCTCCGAACTGCTTTCCTCATCCTCACCCAGTCTCATGGGCCTCCACTCGAAATGCGTATCCATTTTGTAGAACTTCTCCTCGACGGGTGTATCATCGCACGCCGCATCGACTTCTGTGAAGTTCAGATAGAGTCTGGGCAAAGGATGATCAACGCAGGGGGTCCGACATTGTGGGCAGGAGCGCGATTCTCTGAGCCAGCGGGTCAGGCAGACGGAGTGGAAGACATGACCGCACCTATTAGTGTAGCAAACGTTGTCACTGGCACGAAAGAACTCATTGCATATGGCGCACAACACATTCAACGCCGGCGAGGAATCAGTCGGAGAAATTGCGTCATCGGCGCTGGTATTTTCGGCTTTTGGACTCTCCATGTCGCGGTGCTATGCCAAACTGAGTGGCGGCGAGCTTTGAAttagttttatatatttcttcgAATGCTGAGAGAGGGAGGCTAACAGAATAATCTAAGAGAGTTCGCAGCTACAAGCTAAAAGTTGTGCTTTTTCCAGTTGCTTCTCTAATATTTGAATGTGTTGTTCAAacatgaaacaaaaaaaaacacttatCTTGAATAATAGTTCATGGGCAATATTATGTTGCTTGGTGtggttttttttaatgtaattcAAACTATATAATTTTGCATTAGTTTACGAAAGTTGAAAgcggttttatttatttgacaaATTCATGTTCCATTTACACATTGGCATTCTGTTTGATCCAGGACCTGAGAGCACCCACGTAGGTGTACATGGCCGGGCGTCCCTTGGCTCCGCATCCGAATCCCCATGACACCACACCGAAAAGCTTGCCATCGACGGTCAGCGGACCACCGGAGTCTCCCTGGCAGGAGCTCACTTGGCCACTGGGATGTCCAGCACACACCATGCGATCGGTGAGGCCGGGAATGTTTTGGGAATTGCAGTAGTCACGGCTCCACAATTGCACCTGGGCGAATTTCAAACGGTTGGGCAGCTGCAAGTTCTGATTGATGGCGCCGAATCCGCTGATCATTGCCATTGTATCCGCCGCATAATTGGCATCCGAATCGGCCAGTTGAATGGTCTGTACAGCTCCTCCCATCGGAACCGGGCTGCTCAACCTAATCAGCGACATATCAAAGTCTTGACTCTGCGGATTGTACTGCGGATGGATGATAAACTGGGCAATGTTAAAAGTCTGACCATTTCCGGCACTCAAATCGTTTGTTCCCACAATGGCCTTCATTTGACCGGGATTCTGGCCCCTGGTGCAGTGGGCTGCTGTTACGATCATGGTGTCGGAGATTAGGGAACCACCGCAGTGATGGCGTCCATTTAACTGGAGGGACACCTGGTGGGGAAATTGTCCCGGAGCAGCAAACTGGCCACCAATAATGCGTGACTCTTCggccacattcacatccacatcacCGCGAACAAAAGTCACAGCGAGGAGCAGGATCGATAGTTTCACTGGATTGCTTACCGAAGACATGGCAAAGGTTGAGTGTGTCGAGTGTGGTTCAGTTGTTCTCTATTTATAGGACTGGTGTGGTGTTATGTTCGAGTGGTTTTATCGCCCAAAAGGCACACTTTTGCATGGGAAGAGTCCCTGTTAAGTGGGTGCGTAGGTGGGGGGTCGATATATTGGTTGTCAACTCACTTTATTATAATTctgcgaaaacaaaaaaaaatacaatacatCGCGGTTCTACACATTTATTTCATAACACTACTAGGATTTGAATACATATTAAGTTGTTTGCAGAACCTCAATGCTCATTAGCCAATAATCTTAAGTGCCGTCCCACTTTTTTTCCTCCAATCTAGCTGTCAAGTGCCAATTTCTATGTAGGCCAAACAGTAGGGGCTCGGCTCGACAAAGTTTATGtgcgaaatttaaatttccgCCACATAAAAATCAAGTTCACATAACACATAATTGGGTAGTTCTATTAAGCCTTAAAGTTAAATTAGTGGGACGTAGAATTTGCAGACTTTGATCCAGTCTGATGTCCGTTGCTAATCATCCACACGTTCTTCCATATCTCATGCCTGTAGATATTGCGATAGTTTTGCACGGACACCAGAAACTCGGGGCCAAACAGAGTTTGGATTAAAACATTTTCGGCAGCTAGGTTGCGATTGGTGGTTGCATGCACTATAACCAAAGGGGAATTGCTCTGTGGAAATGGATGATAGATATTGTTATCATATAGGTATGAATTACTAATTACAGGTATATCTTCTCCTTCGCTTTCAAAGCGCTGCTTTGGATCCACATGTCGGCAGAACCAATTCGTGTATGCCAAGGGTATATCGTTGTCCGGACAAGTAAATTTctaaagaaaaatttaaataagatAAAAATGAAGTATGATATTGATAGGAGTTAGTTACACTGCGATGCACAAGTCCCAAGTTGAGATTGAGCTCCCCGTTTTTGTGGGACAAATAGGTGGCATGGACACCCTGCTGCAGATTGCACCGCTTGGGCCCACTGTACAGCACTATGGGATCGTGTTCCGAAGCCATGCACTGCAGCTGGAATCGCTGACCATACTTGATGTTCTCCCCAGTGCGATCTCTACCATCTCCACTGACTATTTTGAAGGAGTTTCGCACACAAGGCCGCTTCGACGGCGCCACAGATAGCTCACAATCCTCATTGATGGACTGGCTTTTTCGCACGACCTTTTCATTGATGACCACCGATAAAGCGGCATTCAGATCGGTTGTATCCATATCACTGATGTTTATATGAATAGGCATCAGTTGCACAATGGCTCCGAATATAATGGTTTGCTTGGGAGCAGCCAAAACGATCTCCTTGTGGAAATTATCATACAAAGTGCGAGCCTTTTCCACCAAAAGTTCGCCGCGATCGCGTTGTTTCTTAAAGTTGACTATTTTGTCCTGAAAAGTATGTTTTACAAATATTACttattacatatttaatgACCCACCTCTTCAAGGCAATTTTCTTCCACCCAATTGCCAATTCTCACGCTGGGCTGAAACCGCGCTGAAATAGAATCCATATCGCCGACTCTGCAGGGCATTTTGTTGTGTTGAAGGTAGCTAAATAAAGGTAGTTATAATTTCCCGAATGTAGATGTAATCGTGTAGTTTAAATGTAAATGATGTCATGAATTGGGTATCTGCTCTATAAATGTAAGAAAATTACATGGCTACTAGAtacaaataacaataataaagtAAAGATGGTATATTATGACACATTTAATTGCTACACAGTTAAAAGACCCTCAATCCCACAATTTCACCACATTTCGAAACATTGCCTACTTCTGGGCATTAGCGGCAAATGTTATCAGCACCACTTCTGTTCAAAATGCTCTGCAAGGCACACATGGCGGATGAGTAATGACAgattcaatatttttcaccGGCACACATTTCCAAGCACCAAGTTATCTATTTGCCGCTCTCGGACAACTCAAACAGCGATGATTGGCCCTGTTTGCTGACAGCCATTCCTGCCAAGTCCATTTCTATGCGAATCCGAGGAGTCTGAGATCTTGGAGTAGAAGACGATCATTAGCAAATCTGCCGGTTGTCTGATGCCAAATATCGGTGACAAGATAAGCGATTTGTATCAACATTTAGCACATCGCCCGCCGTTAATTGTGCTCGTTATTCATTATCGCCCATGTCGGTGGATTGGTGTGGTTGTACCTGTTT
This genomic window contains:
- the LOC120445225 gene encoding uncharacterized protein LOC120445225, yielding MESPKAENTSADDAISPTDSSPALNVLCAICNEFFRASDNVCYTNRCGHVFHSVCLTRWLRESRSCPQCRTPCVDHPLPRLYLNFTEVDAACDDTPVEEKFYKMDTHFEWRPMRLGEDEESSSELSHLPPDEAVECGFDDEGNPAYVARVYYGNDRLPAQYVPRKKVAYAGWDGKAFPLTDGVELLVLKDCDHKWVDGSNGSYPLGALDTGYSHWGEVTYTGRAMYKGDMRLGKVHPSYNKMFIPHKGKEVDALRYQVLVLTPREPDQQ
- the LOC120445562 gene encoding trypsin-1, whose translation is MSSVSNPVKLSILLLAVTFVRGDVDVNVAEESRIIGGQFAAPGQFPHQVSLQLNGRHHCGGSLISDTMIVTAAHCTRGQNPGQMKAIVGTNDLSAGNGQTFNIAQFIIHPQYNPQSQDFDMSLIRLSSPVPMGGAVQTIQLADSDANYAADTMAMISGFGAINQNLQLPNRLKFAQVQLWSRDYCNSQNIPGLTDRMVCAGHPSGQVSSCQGDSGGPLTVDGKLFGVVSWGFGCGAKGRPAMYTYVGALRSWIKQNANV
- the LOC120446832 gene encoding cilia- and flagella-associated protein 161; translated protein: MPCRVGDMDSISARFQPSVRIGNWVEENCLEEDKIVNFKKQRDRGELLVEKARTLYDNFHKEIVLAAPKQTIIFGAIVQLMPIHINISDMDTTDLNAALSVVINEKVVRKSQSINEDCELSVAPSKRPCVRNSFKIVSGDGRDRTGENIKYGQRFQLQCMASEHDPIVLYSGPKRCNLQQGVHATYLSHKNGELNLNLGLVHRSKFTCPDNDIPLAYTNWFCRHVDPKQRFESEGEDIPSNSPLVIVHATTNRNLAAENVLIQTLFGPEFLVSVQNYRNIYRHEIWKNVWMISNGHQTGSKSANSTSH